The proteins below come from a single Papaver somniferum cultivar HN1 chromosome 11, ASM357369v1, whole genome shotgun sequence genomic window:
- the LOC113322996 gene encoding B2 protein-like: MESNQESFWQFSDQLRLHNSSFANLSINDSIWGSSLNSKKPEERRNFDIRVGGNRNDSTFPSSNKNIDYSNNTKQVQQQQKNGAGSDYLNGFNDAWKIASKFGGIGDGGSSLMQKNMNFNVNGGFNKGVYSKTDNFKQSNTKIVNNNSNHKKNEEVYEGKFGKKNNNNNSNSNNNNNNNKNSVDKRFKTLPAAESLPRNETVGGYIFVCNNDTMQENLQRQLFGLPPRYRDSVRAITPGLPLFLYNYSTHQLHGIFEASSFGGTNIDPTAWEDKKCQGESRFPAQVRVLLRKICEPLEEDSFRPVLHHYDGPKFRLELNIPEALALLDIFSENNP; this comes from the exons ATGGAAAGCAATCAAGAATCTTTCTGGCAATTCAGTGATCAACTAAGACTGCATAACTCAAGCTTTGCGAATCTCAGCATCAATGATTCAATATGGGGATCATCTCTCAATTCAAAGAAGCCTGAAGAGAGGAGAAACTTCGATATCAGAGTTGGTGGAAATCGAAATGATTCTACCTTTCCTTCTTCTAACAAGAATATTGATTACAGTAATAATACTAAAcaagtgcagcagcagcagaaaaatggggCGGGGTCTGATTATCTGAATGGATTCAATGATGCTTGGAAAATTGCGAGTAAGTTTGGTGGAATTGGCGATGGAGGATCATCGTTGATGCAGAAGAATATGAATTTTAATGTTAATGGAGGGTTTAACAAAGGTGTTTATTCGAAGACTGACAATTTCAAACAGAGTAATACGAAAATTGTTAACAACAACAGCAATcacaagaagaatgaagaagtttATGAAGGAAAATtcggaaagaaaaacaacaataacaacagtaacagtaacaacaacaacaataataataagaACAGTGTCGATAAGAGATTCAAGACACTTCCTGCAGCAGAATCTCTTcctaggaatgaaacagttggtGGGTATATCTTTGTCTGCAACAACGATACCATGCAAGAGAATTTACAAAGGCAGCTTTTCG GTCTTCCTCCAAGATATAGAGACTCAGTCAGAGCAATCACACCTGGACTGCCTCTTTTTCTTTACAACTACTCTACCCACCAACTCCATGGAATTTTTGAA GCTTCAAGTTTTGGAGGAACAAACATTGATCCAACAGCCTGGGAAGACAAAAAATGTCAGGGAGAATCTCGTTTCCCTGCTCAG GTACGGGTTCTTCTGAGGAAAATATGTGAGCCACTAGAGGAAGACTCATTCAGGCCAGTCCTTCACCATTACGACGGACCCAAATTCCGTCTTGAACTCAACATACCAGAGGCATTAGCTCTCTTGGACATATTTTCCGAGAACAATCCTTGA